The genome window TAGTTACACACATGGTAAGGCTCCCCTGACTGACTGGAGGGATGTGTGTTTTCCCGTAGCTTGGCGAGGGGATGCACGTTGTGAGTGAGGACTTCCATGAGGACCGGGAGGGCGAGGACCTTGACTCGCTAAGTGAAAGGATCCGTCGCGGTCGCCGGCTGGGTGTCCTCAAACCGAAGACCCGAGACACCACGGAGCGGACAGACGCCATCACGCGGCGCCCTCTTGACTaccacgaggaagaggagacacgcAAGTCAGAAACCAACCGCTGGCTGGAGAACCACTTCGGCAGCGAGTCCGGCCACTCGGGCAGCTCACACCACGAcccagaggaggagggcggccTACACACTGCGGGCGGCAacgtcatcactatcaccatgaGTCCTCGCCCTGCCACGCCTGAGGACGTACCCGACGCGGCGTCCCCTGCCAGGCGTCACTGGGACTCCCCTTCAGCGCCCACCTTTGCCCGCAGTTCCAACAACAAGGcgcccccgcccccgccccctcCGAAACCCACCTCTTCCTGGACCTCCCACTCTGCGGCGTCTCCCCGACATCACGGTCCCCCAAGCATGCCCAGCGAGGAAATCACGCACTCAATGATCGCTGAGGCTCGGTCAAAGCTGAGGTCAACAGGACGCATTTTGGACGAGAGCGAGAACAGCACGCCGCCCACCAGTCCCCCGGCCAACGGTGTACGATACAGCGGGCCACATGAACGAGTGCAGGTGTTTTCATCGTCCCCgagctccttcccctccccgccTGTCTCGCCTACCGGCCGAGTCCTCGACGACCCGGTCTACAACAGCAAGTTTAGGTCGGGCAGCCCAAGTGGTCTCGTGTCCTCCAGACtcttctccactccctcccgcAGCTCCCGACCTGCCACACGCTCCCCGTCAGACAGCCCCCCGCCACCTCTACCTTCTACCCCCCCGCCCACACAGAGCAACAACGTGGGGAGGTCACAATCATTTAATGTTACCAACAAGAACTGGCTCAATAGCGGCTCAAAGACGTTGTACTCCCGTCCCCTTAATTCCAGACTGAAGGAGTTCCGCAGTGAGGAGCAGCTTGACGGTGTGGGCCACGCGTCCCCGCGGCGCTGGACGCCCCCGCGTAGGGAACTTTCCCCCGAGCCCCCAAGGGAGGTGACGCCTCCTCCACCCCCACGCTCGCGCAATTCACATTCCGTCCACACCCATTACAACACTACACCCACCAGATCCTCCAGGGCATCCAGGACCACTGAGATTGCAACGCAGACCATCGCCCGGGACTCCGCCACGCAGACCGCCTCTTCACCAGTGCCTCCACCCCGCACCAAACGTAAACACAAGCCCAAGACTTACTACTTCGGTCAAGAATCggcaccctccatttcctccgaGAGATTGTCATCCAGAggccccatcaccaccacgaccagtgTCTCCTATTCTAGCACAAGAAAGGACAACCAATCGTCTCCCAAGGTAGAACGAAGGTTCCGCACTACTAAGACCATCACTCCCGTGGTGGTGcccaccaacacccacacaGAGCAGGATAAGCTGAAGAATCGCTCGTGGCACTACCGCAGCATGGACGAGCTGCGCACTGGCGCTGAGAACACTGCTAGAGAGTCTTGGACCAACACTATTGACCCTCGCCGGAAGCCTCGCCATTACTCCCACACTCCCAAGGAGCCAGAGACTCAGACCTTGCCTAAGAAACTTTCCAACGGCACAGCGTCACCCAGCAGGACCTACATCTTTGGCAGTGACCGGCCAGACCACAGCTCCGgcaagagagaggtggagagtcgctcctccaacacacacctaCATAGGTCTTATGGTGGCTCAATGGTCAATGTGTCTCTAGCAGGAATGTCTTCCCCGAAAAGCAGTGTGTACAAGACAGAGGTGCAGGATAAGCCAGCTCCACCACGCACCGTGCGGCCTGTCCTGAGAAGCCACAGCCTGAACATCAAACCTGCGCCTCTCAAGGCTGCTGACTCCCCCACAGAAGCCATGTCGCCCACCACCGGCCTGTCCAGCACCCAGCGCACCTCCACCATGTACCGGTCCTCGCCTTACCTCAACCTCAGGAGCCCCAACCTCATCGCCACCATTGCCCGCTCCAACTCCACTCGAAGGACGGACtcatacgaggaggaggacgagcacGAGTCTGACAGGTCACCTGCTGGTGATCGACACCGCTCCGGgcacacctcacaccacacctcccgccacactaccaccaacaacaccaacaacaataggTACACAGAAAGCAAGAATTACAGTTCACACATCATTAGTAACAACACCAGGAataccaacaacagcaacatggaCAGTAACAGAAACACTTCCGCCGCCAACAACGACAATACCGCGGTAGAGGAGAAGCGGAACAGGTTTATGAAGGACCTCCTCGCCACGGCGCCCGAGCTGTTCCACGCCATACACGGCGAGGACGATGGCAAGAAAAGGAACGAATCTGGCAAGGGCAGCCAGTCGCCCCCAGAGTCCCCGCCACAGCTCATCAGGCCCCCTggctcccctctcacctccccgCCTACAGcctccccaaccaccaccacagctcctCGCATCTTCACCTTCGGGAGAGGCGAGGGGAGCTCCGTGAAGCGGTCCCCGTCAGCTCCACACGAGACCAATAACAACCGCCTCAGTAGTCAAGGGCGCAGCGCACTGAGTAGCAGCAGAGACAATCTTAGCAGCCCTCAGCGGAACAGCCTCACGTCGCAGTACCACCGCCAGGCACAGCTCATGAACAGTAACCCAGGCACCGTCACAAACTCCCTCAACCGCCCAAAGTTTAACCTCAAGTCTGACGGGAGATCATCAATCCTGTACTCCACCTCCTTTCGTAACCGAGcagatcagcagcagcagcagcagcaggcttcCCTAGGCTCACGTGACCGCCGTGGCTCGGACCCAAGGGACCACAAACCACACGCGTCCCCAGGCTGGAGGGATCACCACACGGAGCTGGGAGGGAAGCATCAGGGTAACGTCACCTCCAACCTGACGCGAGATGGTGCTGTCCTCATTCCCATCCGAGATTGGAACAGCCGCTGAGTCTGACTACCTGGTGTCTCtgattttttatctattttttttttccctctcatgcAGGATTTCATGTTGTCAGCCATGCATGGGTTGGCTGGCACACACTAGTTTTTTCACGATGTACTGCTGAGGACGATATgaggtgttgaggaggaggaggacaaaaaatattaataagagaATGCTAAAGCTttacaatttcttttttatgtatagaTGATGGAATATAataaggaggaacagaaaggaggaggaggacgttaaagctttacatatacataaaaaagcCACCACGTGACTGCCCTTAGCACGTGGGAGCTCAACCACCACAGAATAGGGCGCGTGCGTCTGCCCCGCGCTGGACCACTTCCGTACTAGTTATCGGCACCTCCTTCATCACTGGAGCCGCGATCGTCCAACGTGGGTGATAAGGCCCAAGATTTCATGGAAGCTCTCCCAGCCTCGCCCCAGTGTGAGCTGCGGTAGAGCTTGGCCAGTCAGCCTGTGTGAAGCTATACTATATAGTTCCATGTGCCATAacccgagggagggagagaaggaggaggcgcccttcgtggtggtagtggtggtggtgtgcggcCAAAGACTGTATCATGTATGAGTGTGTCAATACCACTACATTCTTTGGTGCAGCGTGCCGAGCGTGTAGTGAGGCGGCCGGCGGGAATGGGGACAAGCTGTTTTGCTCCGctttactactgttattactgtgaAATTAGGAGAGACAGAGCGAGAGAGGCGACATCGGAAAGGGAGAGATGCGGCAAGGAAAGTGGCGTTGGTGTGTTAGGTGCTTACCTCTGCTCCCCGCCAGTCGTTAGGGTCACTAAAGAGGGACTGGTGACATGCTCACAAGATGCAAGCAGTCCCTGCCTCCGCTGTGAGTAACTGCCATTACGAGCGTATGGATGTAACTTGTATATATATCATGTAATATGAAATTAGTAATAGAGTATATAAAACGTTAAGCTAAAAGATGAATATGTACCATAGCGTGAGGAGAAAGTACTAGTAACTATTGTATTTCCATGGCGAGTGACACGCGAGCTTCAGAGCAGCTTGTGTGGAGCTGAATGTTGGAGAAAGCTGTGTTGATACACTAACTAATACCTATTATGTCTTCCATATTCACAATACAtgtataaattaaataaaagcggTGGAAAGTGTTCACGAGGCGAGGCGCTGTGACGCCCCCTGCCGTGCGTCACAGTCCAGGCTTTCCTGCTTCACTAACAACAAATATTAGTTCGATACTTTACTGCATCTTCGGGTAAATTAAACGTGCATTTCCATGTATTGTTTTTGTACTACTGTCATTAAActattcattttattctatATAATTTTTCATATCATTTGTGTATTGAACAAAATGATGCATTTTGTATACTAAAGAtgtagttgaaaaaaaaaaacgtaatatggtggacaaaaaataaaactatatttAGAGGCAATAGaacggtagtggtagtggtggtcaagGTAGGAAAAATGGCAAGAATTTTGTGATCAAAACCACGCTCCCACTTGTTTTCTGAGAGCAATGCTAAACAGGCACCGCATTGGCTGCTATGAGTGTACTGTAATGTGAGCGCCTACACAAGGAAAGCAAGAGAGGACAAGATCAATGAGTATCACACTTCATGAGACGAACCAAGCTTCGACCCTGCCTGAGTGACTGCAGCGAGAAGCTACTTGCTCGTGAAAAAAGCACTCAGCACGCTTGTAACTTTCTTCAGGCaggtggaaaaaaatggaaaaaggaaaaagaaaacgatgaaggaagaggatgaacaagaggatcagaaaagaagaacaaataaaagtaGAGCTATAGGTATGGAACTAGTACTAGGACTCAAAATAGAATGGTACCGTAAGTAAATCAATGCAATAATAGAGTAGATTCAGCCAGGTTGTTAGTGGTACGTCATTTATAGACTGGACAAatttatgtaatatatatatatatatatatatatatatatatatatatatatatatatatatatatatatatatatatatatatatatatataaatttatgtaagaggatatatatatatatatatatatatatatatatatatatatatatatatatatatatatatatatatatatacacacacacacacgtgtgtgtgtgtgtgtgtgtgtgtgtgtgtgtgtgtgtgtgtgtgtgtgtgtgtgtgtgtgtgtgtatatatatatatatatatatatatatatatatatatatatatatatatatatatatatatatatatatatatatatatacacacacacacacgtgtgtgtgtgtgtgtgtgttgtgtgtgtgtgtgtgtgtgtgtatatatatatatatatatatatatatatatatatatatatatatatatatatatatatatggtcagaAAATATTCTCTTAATTGACAGTGGAAACTTGGAAGTGGTCCTTAAAAAACTATATTTAGGCGTTCGAACGGCTGAATACTGAATAGCTTTTGTAAGATGAATCTCTCCAGGTTGATAGAAGTTAGGGTTGCACTCAGCGCATGTTTTACATTAAGTAACAACTCTAATAAGAAACTCATCAACATCGTAAGATAAAAGTAGGTTAGACTTGACGAAATATAGTAGACGAGTCACGCCAGGGTGGCACTAGTCTTCATTAGTCGATCTTGTTTGTATGTAAAGTTAGTATGCAGTGTAGGGTTGGTAGTTAAGGTTTCGTTTGAACTTCGGGTGTTTTGTTTCAGTTTTGGTGCTTCAATATTTTATCGAGTTAAGGAATGATTCCACTGAGTCCACTCGTCTGTAGCTTCTCGTGCTCACTAGGTGTGTATTGGTAACTTTTATAACATGTTTAGTATGATAGATATTGTACATATTGCATCAACTATACTAGGAAGCACTTATGCTAATTACATATTGTTGCTATCTATTTGCAGTTACTTGCTATATTTTCGTGTTTCACTTACCATATCATAATATAATGGCTATCAAGTCAACACAGTTTAGGTTTACTTTATTCTCAATTAGTATTTCTATCAATATCTCCCACTTTATACAATAGTAGGTCTTTGCGAAATCGGAGAAGAGACTTATTTTAGGTAACTTCATATTCCACTTTAATCTATGAGATGCACCACTCGCTGACCAAAACACTGAAGCAGGATATTTTTTCTTGGACTTTTGAACCGACAATTGATGTTAGCAGTGTTgtacttttttccttgtcaGACAGGGGAGGAGAAAGCTAACTGCGCAACCAGGCTCTGAAGCAGGATGGTATGTATTTTCTTGGATTTTATCAATTTGTGTTTtactcgttttatttatttatttacttattggcAAGTTTCCTTTTATATTGATAGCTGGCAGTATTGCCATGATTCTTAGTGAAGAAAAGTATAAAACTTGATCAACCAAACTCTGAGGCAGGTTATAACAGAAGAATGAATTTCGCGGTTAAGTCTGACCATTGAAATATGCAGCAAGCAGCAAGAACTGATGCAAGTTTACAAAGTGctggttatttttattttttttttctttagtgtgtgtgtaaaagggaaaagctggccaagggcaacataaaacaaaaagacccAATCAATTGCCAGTCCCTTGCAGTTCTAACAgttagtgaaaataaaaaaataaataaataaacgtctAGAAACCTCCATCTTAAATTATGgcaagtcataggaagctggaaatacagaagcaggcagggagttccagagtttaccagtagaaggtatgaatgattgagagtactggttaactcttgcattagggagttagacagaatagggtgaaagaagaaaaccttgtgcattgaggccacaggaggagtggaggcatgcagttagcaagatcaggagagcagttagcataaaaatagtggtagaaTATAGCAATAAATGCAACATTCTGGTGgcaagaaagaggctgaagacaatcccactttggaaattaaatagtcaaagaatttcttataatcagaggagttaggggaggtAGACAGCGCAGATAAATTCAGTTACAGAGTGACTTTTGAGTCGTAAGATTCATGTTCACAATTGCATGACTTACtcttgtgatttttattttttttttatttgtcgttATTCTTGTGTTAACTGAAACTTTCTCTGGTTTctgcaataat of Portunus trituberculatus isolate SZX2019 chromosome 37, ASM1759143v1, whole genome shotgun sequence contains these proteins:
- the LOC123513931 gene encoding mucin-5AC-like isoform X1, coding for MPASVTSGVGSGGSGGGKDTYGIVASRHFESGPPPSKMQLCQMDDGEVYETVKEEEWLTRKKVTTTTTKNIETRTQREVMLEDGEVVGDSGPLVTQDCTENTVTNEVVADEHLTPEGQEAAAIEAPGEDWIPVGGAVVVSEKKEHILTSHQVAEDRRETEEVVHLGNVTNQEVEDHKEGKADLRALTEARQERGWEVARPEKRVVHESAKKWGTVDTEDVHETSRIQDGHVVTETERTTQHEVYENESLPDSGSSLSDGSVHEEARETQHNIVHTKDEDIVEYYGVPKGGTLAQGVKLGEGMHVVSEDFHEDREGEDLDSLSERIRRGRRLGVLKPKTRDTTERTDAITRRPLDYHEEEETRKSETNRWLENHFGSESGHSGSSHHDPEEEGGLHTAGGNVITITMSPRPATPEDVPDAASPARRHWDSPSAPTFARSSNNKAPPPPPPPKPTSSWTSHSAASPRHHGPPSMPSEEITHSMIAEARSKLRSTGRILDESENSTPPTSPPANGVRYSGPHERVQVFSSSPSSFPSPPVSPTGRVLDDPVYNSKFRSGSPSGLVSSRLFSTPSRSSRPATRSPSDSPPPPLPSTPPPTQSNNVGRSQSFNVTNKNWLNSGSKTLYSRPLNSRLKEFRSEEQLDGVGHASPRRWTPPRRELSPEPPREVTPPPPPRSRNSHSVHTHYNTTPTRSSRASRTTEIATQTIARDSATQTASSPVPPPRTKRKHKPKTYYFGQESAPSISSERLSSRGPITTTTSVSYSSTRKDNQSSPKVERRFRTTKTITPVVVPTNTHTEQDKLKNRSWHYRSMDELRTGAENTARESWTNTIDPRRKPRHYSHTPKEPETQTLPKKLSNGTASPSRTYIFGSDRPDHSSGKREVESRSSNTHLHRSYGGSMVNVSLAGMSSPKSSVYKTEVQDKPAPPRTVRPVLRSHSLNIKPAPLKAADSPTEAMSPTTGLSSTQRTSTMYRSSPYLNLRSPNLIATIARSNSTRRTDSYEEEDEHESDRSPAGDRHRSGHTSHHTSRHTTTNNTNNNRYTESKNYSSHIISNNTRNTNNSNMDSNRNTSAANNDNTAVEEKRNRFMKDLLATAPELFHAIHGEDDGKKRNESGKGSQSPPESPPQLIRPPGSPLTSPPTASPTTTTAPRIFTFGRGEGSSVKRSPSAPHETNNNRLSSQGRSALSSSRDNLSSPQRNSLTSQYHRQAQLMNSNPGTVTNSLNRPKFNLKSDGRSSILYSTSFRNRADQQQQQQQASLGSRDRRGSDPRDHKPHASPGWRDHHTELGGKHQGNVTSNLTRDGAVLIPIRDWNSR
- the LOC123513931 gene encoding mucin-5AC-like isoform X2, producing the protein MHSGSRGPLPCPVVACIPTPHPHGQEVEDHKEGKADLRALTEARQERGWEVARPEKRVVHESAKKWGTVDTEDVHETSRIQDGHVVTETERTTQHEVYENESLPDSGSSLSDGSVHEEARETQHNIVHTKDEDIVEYYGVPKGGTLAQGVKLGEGMHVVSEDFHEDREGEDLDSLSERIRRGRRLGVLKPKTRDTTERTDAITRRPLDYHEEEETRKSETNRWLENHFGSESGHSGSSHHDPEEEGGLHTAGGNVITITMSPRPATPEDVPDAASPARRHWDSPSAPTFARSSNNKAPPPPPPPKPTSSWTSHSAASPRHHGPPSMPSEEITHSMIAEARSKLRSTGRILDESENSTPPTSPPANGVRYSGPHERVQVFSSSPSSFPSPPVSPTGRVLDDPVYNSKFRSGSPSGLVSSRLFSTPSRSSRPATRSPSDSPPPPLPSTPPPTQSNNVGRSQSFNVTNKNWLNSGSKTLYSRPLNSRLKEFRSEEQLDGVGHASPRRWTPPRRELSPEPPREVTPPPPPRSRNSHSVHTHYNTTPTRSSRASRTTEIATQTIARDSATQTASSPVPPPRTKRKHKPKTYYFGQESAPSISSERLSSRGPITTTTSVSYSSTRKDNQSSPKVERRFRTTKTITPVVVPTNTHTEQDKLKNRSWHYRSMDELRTGAENTARESWTNTIDPRRKPRHYSHTPKEPETQTLPKKLSNGTASPSRTYIFGSDRPDHSSGKREVESRSSNTHLHRSYGGSMVNVSLAGMSSPKSSVYKTEVQDKPAPPRTVRPVLRSHSLNIKPAPLKAADSPTEAMSPTTGLSSTQRTSTMYRSSPYLNLRSPNLIATIARSNSTRRTDSYEEEDEHESDRSPAGDRHRSGHTSHHTSRHTTTNNTNNNRYTESKNYSSHIISNNTRNTNNSNMDSNRNTSAANNDNTAVEEKRNRFMKDLLATAPELFHAIHGEDDGKKRNESGKGSQSPPESPPQLIRPPGSPLTSPPTASPTTTTAPRIFTFGRGEGSSVKRSPSAPHETNNNRLSSQGRSALSSSRDNLSSPQRNSLTSQYHRQAQLMNSNPGTVTNSLNRPKFNLKSDGRSSILYSTSFRNRADQQQQQQQASLGSRDRRGSDPRDHKPHASPGWRDHHTELGGKHQGNVTSNLTRDGAVLIPIRDWNSR